A single window of Paenibacillus sp. SYP-B4298 DNA harbors:
- a CDS encoding anhydro-N-acetylmuramic acid kinase codes for MMDNQRTSDAVYLIGLMSGTSVDGIDAAVIRYAPAPEHGEGAELALVAFENTPFPAEVRTMILELCHPANATIDRVGAMNMWLGELYAQATLSVLAQSGLEPSQIYAIGSHGQTIYHAPEEKRMGDYNLHCTVQIGEGAVIANRTGIPCVSDFRVADMAMGGQGAPLVPFTEYVLYASQEKTLLMQNIGGIGNVTVLPAGGSLDQVFALDTGPGNMIIDELVSQLYPPMTMDIGGEIAATGQVIDELLNWMQQDDYYSLPLPKSTGRERFGQHYVAQMIKAMEEHHWKPEDVIATATRLTAWSIVDSYERYIAPHHPAQQLVVGGGGSYNHTLLRELRKLFAPHQVEVLTQEDIGGHSDAKEAIAFAMLAYYAMERQPNNVPRVTGASQPVVMGKISWPYPGR; via the coding sequence ATGATGGACAACCAACGAACATCCGATGCTGTCTATCTTATAGGCCTGATGTCGGGCACCTCGGTCGACGGCATCGATGCTGCGGTCATTCGGTATGCGCCAGCGCCGGAGCATGGGGAGGGGGCAGAGCTTGCCCTGGTGGCGTTCGAGAACACCCCCTTCCCGGCAGAGGTGCGCACGATGATCCTGGAGCTGTGTCATCCGGCGAATGCGACGATCGATAGAGTAGGGGCCATGAATATGTGGCTTGGCGAGCTGTATGCCCAAGCGACATTATCCGTACTGGCGCAATCCGGGCTGGAGCCATCCCAGATCTATGCGATCGGGTCGCATGGTCAGACGATCTATCATGCCCCGGAAGAGAAGCGGATGGGAGATTACAACCTCCATTGTACCGTCCAGATTGGCGAGGGCGCCGTGATCGCGAATCGCACCGGAATCCCGTGTGTATCAGACTTCCGCGTCGCAGATATGGCGATGGGCGGGCAGGGAGCGCCGCTGGTGCCGTTTACGGAATATGTACTGTATGCCAGTCAGGAGAAGACGCTGCTGATGCAAAATATCGGCGGCATCGGCAATGTGACCGTCCTGCCTGCTGGCGGCTCGTTAGATCAAGTATTTGCCTTGGATACGGGGCCCGGAAATATGATCATCGATGAGCTCGTCTCGCAGCTCTATCCGCCGATGACGATGGATATCGGCGGCGAGATCGCCGCGACCGGCCAAGTGATCGACGAGCTGTTGAATTGGATGCAGCAAGATGACTATTATTCGCTGCCTCTGCCCAAGTCGACAGGCAGGGAGCGGTTTGGACAGCACTATGTGGCCCAGATGATCAAGGCCATGGAAGAGCATCACTGGAAGCCAGAGGACGTGATTGCAACAGCGACACGCTTAACGGCATGGAGCATCGTCGATAGCTATGAACGGTATATCGCGCCGCATCATCCAGCCCAGCAACTTGTTGTCGGGGGTGGCGGCAGCTATAACCACACGCTATTGCGCGAGCTGCGGAAGCTGTTTGCCCCGCATCAGGTAGAGGTGCTGACGCAGGAGGATATTGGCGGTCATAGCGATGCCAAGGAAGCGATAGCGTTTGCTATGTTAGCGTATTATGCGATGGAGCGGCAGCCGAACAATGTTCCGCGAGTCACCGGAGCATCACAGCCCGTCGTCATGGGGAAAATCTCATGGCCCTATCCCGGGCGCTAG